CGTTTTATTGACTAACCCACACAATGCCTAAGTATACGTACTACTAATACTCTCTACATTTCTATCAACCTATAAGTTTCTGTTCAAGTATTTAATGGTTTATGGCCTTGGCAAAGTTTCTTGGAATATGAATAAAATTATAGGGAACATAGGGATAACTCGTATTAACTGCTAAAGGATTGCGTTCATTAACTGCTCAAAAACAGAATAgtactaaaaaaaaaccctaaaaATTCAGGCCTGACATTGTATATACCCAAGCTCCAGTCTTCCATCGAAACACTATTCGAATCACTTATCCCCCCTACAACTTTTCGATGTGATTCTTCTCGCTCGCAACCTGTATTTATTCGTGTGGTAAGCTTAGCCAAGACGAGGCCAGTGTAAGTAAACGGTATTGTCACATTCTAAAACCCATTTCTGGTGTTAATCAATTTTTGGGTGGGTGGCTAATGAAAGAAAGCcttggaaaaatgtttggccggtactcgtactcgtgtgAGCACTTGAGAAGCTCTACTTAGACTTGGCTGCTTCTTTCAACTTGACTTACTGccatttgtggccaaaaagtttcAGCTGCCGTAGACTATTTCCTCTCTGGCggccaaaaacaacagcaaagagcaaaaggaaGGCGAGTAAGAGCTCCGGAAAGGCAAAACTTTGCAATCCAATGAAATGCAATCGAATGGAACCAAAAACCAGCGACATGCATTTTCCTTCCCTCTCCCCACGCCGTTTGCTCATTGTTTTTCCGCCTGAGAGCTGTCGAGTGTCGGGTGGGTTGGTCGGTCCCAGGGTCTGGTCGGGTCTGGTTTGTGCTGTGCTTGGCGCAGCACTTTAAGAATTTTATTGCGAACAAATTATGTAGCATATTCTTTGGAGCTGCAACGCGCTCTGCCACACTTGGCTTGATTTATAGTGTCGTCGCCAAATGTGAAATTGAGCGCGGAGCAGAACCTGATCGATGGCTTCTGTTGACTGCACACGCTAACGGTTTTTCAGAGTTTCCTTGAGTTTTTCATAACCTagcaacatacatatgtatgcgcaTTCAATTAACTCTGGACTATGGCCGACCGTTTGACATTTTCATTAggcaaacaaagagaagaaacTGGGGAAACGACGTTTACATTTCATGGCCGGAAATCCTGctagaaaaaacgaaaagctAAAAGAAATGTCTGCTTCCGTTTGAAGTCCCACAAAACCCGTGCATACATTcactgaaacacacacacaaagacacacactaacacatacgcacacaccAGTTCGCATTTAGCTACAAAACGACTTTAATTTGCGGTGCCATGGGCGCTGCAGCGCTGTAGCCCTGTAGCCCGCTtcccaaaacccaacccacaTCCCAGCTGGTCTGATTTCATTACACAATCTGCTCTTAAAGgccaactttttttttggcttccTCGAGTTCCGTTTGGGAAACTTCGCCACTTTTCTTTGTGGCTTTGCCTTTAAATTGTTCTGCTGGCCACCCACGCAGATTTCTCCGCTTGGGTTTCCTGGTCCTTGAATTGGGATTTTCGTTTGTCTAGATTGTGGGCTGTGTGCGGGccgtgtgtggcatggcccATGTGTTGCATGTGTTCACATCGATTTGTGCGTTTCAcgtgaattgaattttaaatcaaaCTAAATTTCGATTAAATGTGCGATAAGAGatcgaaagcaaacaaatcaataCACAAGTGatggaaaatgtgtgaaaacaAGAGACTCAATCGTTGTAAAGCTTTGTAAACTTTTCATGAAAATCATTCTGAAGtatttttcatttatgttaaatatttcaaggACGCAGAAGGTTTATTACTCTTGTGACTAATTGGTTAGAGCATTTTtatgacatatgtagataatCTTTTATCGATTAACACTCTTCTAATTCATGCCAGCaaggaaaatatttcacttttaaatTTCCCATTATTATACGCATAAAAATCTTAAATATTGTTCCGAAATCCCTTTTGAATTTTATATTGAAACACCTTTAAAAGCCGGGACTTTACTCTGACTTTTCTGAACTTTTATTGGGTTTTCACTCTGTGGTTGCTTTGAAGTGGCCAAAGCGGAGGAAAGCCCGGAGCATTTTTGGTCCTAATGAACTGTTTCTTGGTGTTGGTCTGAGGCTGGAACGTTTAATGCTGATTTGTGTACCAAAAACGTGCTGCAAAGCTGTTCCACATTCGCCCTATGGCCCTGGCCATGTGCCAGTTTCGGGACTCACACATTGAGAACCCAACCGATTCGCCGCATAAGCTGTAGAGCACCTTGAGCCTCTGTGCCTCCGGGCTGCAAGACAGTGgtaagaaacaaaagaaacattaACACATCGAAAGGAAAGGCGAAAGTCGGTCTCACAGTGTCATTTAGTGAAATTGCCTGTAATGTCTCTGTCTCGATGTCTATGCCCGTTCCCTATTCCGCCTCCTCTatcgctgtctctgtggctgtgtcccTGAATCtccgttggctgctgctgaattgTCTAACCACAGCAGAGCATTagcttttctttccttctttacGACTTGGTCGTGTGTCAGctccagctgcggctgcttctgcctctgcattTTTCATTAGCCTGCGCACTTTTTTTTCCCAGCCACGTTGTTTGGCGCTCGGCCCACCTGTCCAAGCATCCTGGCAGGCAAGACGGGATTCCCTCTTCCCTAGCCCCACTCAACCCCTTGGCGTTGATTTTTCAAGTGCATTTTGCACTTGATTCTGCGCAGCTCAGCTCGAATCGTTGGctcgccagcagctgcataattaaattgcaCACTGGGCCCTGTCGACGCCTGCCTCTCCAGATGTGTCTGCTGAGGATGATTGCGACTGCACAAAGAGTTCTACagatttgttttcaatttcctAAAGATGGACTGATACATGTTGGACTGTTGGTGTCAAAATGCTCgaagacgaaacaaaaatTAGAATTAATTGAGTCGCAAACAGCACAAGTGATTTATGGATATATTTTTCTTAAATTGCCAAAATTTGGATAGTACTAAAGATACATGATACTGTGACATTTCTGTGACATTCCTGTGACACAACTGCAGAGTAATATTTTAGCCTACCCAATCATTGATTATAACACGTTAATTGTTTCCACATATAATGGGAGAATTTACCACAAATTAACAGCCTGTCCAGCACTtgaataaacaacaaacaatcaGAAATATACAATCAATAAGCCCAAAGAAATTGCTGTCATTAAATGCTCCGTACTTCCTGGTCGCCACTGGGGACTCGTCGAGTACATGTTAATTTCCGGCGCCAGCAGGCAATTGCAGCgaaacaatttattattacACAATGGAAGCGAAAATCAATGGCCGCAATCtgaatagaaaaaaaaacacccagCTCTAGAGTGAGTTGTGCGCTCAACAATTATCATTAATTATAAGCACATTATTGCGTCTTGTGCATACTTAATTAGAGATTAATTTGAGAAGAAGACAAATTACGGAATACGAAAGTTTATCAGctgaaaaaaaacataaatttgcgTCTAACCTTTTTCCACTCTTCTTGTCGCTGCAGCGCGCTGTTATTGCTTTCTTCATTGTAGCTGCTGTTCTCCTTCGCTCCCATTTTTATTCTCGTTTTCTGCAGGCAGGCTGTTCTTGCGACTAATTCTTCGCGCCCGAGCGACCTGTTTCACATTTCCATATAGACTTGCCCGCTGCCACCAGGCCCACTCTCATCAGAACTTGTCTTCGTTCCCCCTCTCTTAGTTTTCCCACTTCCCACTACCGTAGAAGGCGGCAGTCACTGATCTgctctctttgtcttttggCATGGCGTTTGATCTGCTCTCTTCATATCTTGGCTTCTAGTATGACAGGCAGCTGTCATTTCTCGAAATTCTTGTTCTCTTGGCTCCGCGCACGTCCGCTCTCTCCAGGTGGCGGCTGTCATTGCCCTCGCCAACAGTGTTGCTTGCAAAGTGTATTTTTTATCAGAGCTTCAGATTTAGCTAAACCAAAATCCTACCTATTGCgtttttttctgctgactTTTTAGCGTATTTCGATTTACCATTAGGCTCCGtaaaaaaacacataaaagtTTGTAAGCTTTGTTTCTTGCGGCAAAGAGGAGGAAATGGCAGTGGCTTCCGTGTGCTCGGTTCATTAGCGTTTTGTCGCCTCCATGCCTTCCATGCACAGGGCCAGAAGGAAAGGCATTTCCGACGcctatatttttgttggactTTATTCGCTCGCATTGCGTGAGCTTCGACTTGCTTGTTAGCAAGAGTATGAGCAAGGAAgggcctgccacacacagtaCGTTGGATATAAATAACAAACCTACCATTGTGAATGTGCGGCCATAGATATGggctcttcttcttcttcttcttagATGATTGAAAGTTCACTTTGCCAAATATTGAACAATGCCAAAAGGTGAAAGTTTAATGAACACATGGCGGGTGCGTGTTGGCCCGATcgaattaaatggcaaatatttgttgaaaaCTATCAATGAGCCACGTGCCGCAACGAATACATGCATATCTACAAACATTCATGTGTGCAATATGAATAATTTGCAACCTTTCTATGGATGaattattgtataattttcGCCGTGGCacagacacccacacacactctaatAGTATATCTGACCGTCAGGTGGGGGTCGGAACAGAATATTTTGAAAGCCTTCTCTCAAGGGGGCCGCTCCTTTTGCGTACGTGCGATTGGCTTTGACTCTATCTGGCCTCTTCGCTGCCCTTCAGTGGAGTCTCGTCTCCTCGCCGTTCGTCAATCACCGTCGCAAATTGTTGATTACGGCTACATTAAGTCAAGGGCAGGAcaacagttacagttacagtaaCAGTTATGTGGAGCAGACGATCGATACTCCCTTTTGCCAGTTCTGTTCCTCTCCTTCACCTTCCCTTTTACTCTCTTTGTGTGACTGCGATTTTGCACacgaaaagcaaacgaaaccaGAAAACGTGGCTCTACATATAAAAGTCCATCCATACATAcgtaatacatatatacatatgtacatacatatgtatatacccaAACTATATAGTCTGTTGGTTTCCCTTCGACTCGGTATATAggacactctctctctctctgtgtcgttTTATTTGCCTTATTACTGACACGCAGCATATTTAGTAGCTGGCTTAGTAGCAGTGCCTTGTTTGTAGCCGCGACTCCCACCTGCCCCATGTTGCCTCCCAGgctcgaatcgaatcgaatagAGTCGAGTCACTCATTAGGATGTCTACATGTTGCCAACTGCACGTGCATATAAttctcggtgtgtgtgtgtgtaagtgtatCGGTGTacctgtgtgggtgtgtataaGCTGAAGCGACattgacttttgtttgtttgccttgcgGCAAGTTGTGTGATAGAAGTTTACTttaaaaaggcaaacaaaatgcaagggtattcAGGACTATTACGTATACGATGAGATGTCCGCATTTGGAATTATTCactaaacaaacaattaaacaattattgaGACCTTCAAGTGCTTATAGGGGGTTCAAAGCTTAAATGCAGAAATGATTATTTGAAAGACCAATTTAAATGATTTGTAAACTTTCCATATAATTTCCACTAATAATTTTTCTTGGGCGGCTCTTTGACCAATTtcttgtttaatatttattcttattttGTGGGTATTATTTGATTGATATAAGTATCTGCATGGCCGGGCCGACATGAGCGGGAGTTTAGTTTGCAGTGGAACCCTCAACGTTTTGGTGCGCTTTGATGTTTAAGTCTTATTGCAGAGGCATGAAGATTTAAAGCTATAAATACTATCCTTTAATATACGTTACAGAATATACAATTACACAATGACATGTGTCTTGCCGCGTGCTGCTCCCCTCTCAACCGTCTAAGTGTTTATCTTTGTTTATCATTTGATGTTCCACTTTTCCAATCTCTTTCTATCTCCCCTCCTCTCTTTACGTCTCTTTACTTACAATAAttgttgttttatgttttcaaTCCTAAATGTTAACTGTTTTCCTCCGTGTGTGTTTATGCCTTATAATAATCGAAAAGATCTATCAATTGGCTCCCAGTTATACTAAATCGCATCGATGTTGTAATTGATGACGATTCCAAGTGAAAATTTGATATCGaaatttgattgcttttgcATTAGACGTTCCTATTGTGATGAGTTCTAATTTGTATGCTtttgaaaaccaaaaaaccgaaaaaatcaaattttttatatgtattcCCCCTATCCCCAAAAAAATCCACAAGCGAGAGTCGATCTCACACAGCCCAACTAATCACTGAAactgtatatattttctatgcaTCTGCCCCAACACCACCATGACCACCACCAACCACTACTCCAAAACAAACCGCTACCGCTACTGCAACCGCAaacactgtgtgtgtgctgtcgtcgttgtctcTCGATCTCCATCACGGCCACCAAAGTGCGCCCAGGGACGTGCCGCCTGGTTGGAGCGCGGCCGACGCTGCAGTGTtcaggatcagcagcagcagcaggccacccTATCCAGACGCTGGGTGAAGCGCAACCGAGTAAGTCCCATCCATCACGTAGAGCTTGACCCAAACCAAATCCAACACAACgcctgtgtgtgctgtgtacGTGTGCCGAGCGGCGATCTCAACTATATCCCTCTCACTCTGCTAACTCTTCCTTCCCTGTCACCCTCACCAACTACTTTCTCAATGTTCAGCGCATTCTCCGCTAGCTGGCGCAGCAAAACAAACTACATAGAAGAGAAAAGCGGGTACATTTTTATCTTAACTGCGATTTTAATAGCCCCCCCCCCCACGTGACTAAGCATTCGACATATTCTGATCTCAACTAACTCAAGGGCTATACCAAATAGTATTTAATAATTCTACAGAACCTTATTTACATTTACCCCAAAATTGTTCGACCCATTACTAAAATAACACTTTTCGTTGACAGATTCAGGATGCCTCTTTGGGTGGCTCCTCGGACGATGAAGATTTCCTGGGCGTTCTGCGTGGTCCCAGCACCTTTGCAAATGCCTTCCTCTACGTGGGACTGGGCACTGTGGCGCTGGGACTGGTCATAGCATTCGTTGGAACGGGCGAGAAGGGCTTCAAAACTGTGGAACTAAGACTTATAGGGCCCTCCCTCATAGGCAGTTTACTctcttttccccttttttatTCATGCTAACAGTTTCTTATCCTTTTAGGATTGGGCCTGATCTGTTGCATTTTACGCATCCTCTTCTGCATCTGTCCATCGCACTGCATCTCATCCAGTAAGAAGACTCGCAAGAAAAACGGCAACAAGATCGATGCGGATCACACAACATCGCTGCTCAGGAACGAGAGCAAGAGGGTATCAATTGCCCGTGGACCTAGTGTGCAGGTGCGTTTTACCTCTGCCAGACATGATTGAATTTACTTCTTAAAGATGCAAAATTGCAGCCCAAATATCCCATAGCACACAAGCGCAGCCAGAGCAAAATGCTCAATGAGGGAATGGAGGCACTGCGCCAGATAGCCACCACATCGCTGTTCATGCAAAACGAACAAAAGCAGGCCATAAATCGAGTGGTGCCCATCATCAACGAGCCGGACAGTGGCGGTAGGAGTATAAATCCCTCTTTTAGATATATTTAAGGCCTAACCAAATCTTCCTAGCAGATGCCCCACTGGAAATGACGAAGCTGCAGACGGCGCTCAGTGCCTGCGAGATGagtgaggaggagcaggaggagaaggccaggcagcagcggcagattgCCAaacgcacaacaacaacaacagccacaactgCCGTAACGAGTAGTACCACCAAAGAGCCAACAATACCAACAAAAGGAGCGAGGGGGACGACTCTGAGCACTGTGGACGAGAAGCCCGACAGTAAGCTGGTGCGGCAGAGAGTGGctctgcaacagcagcgacagcagccacagcagcaggtgaAACAAGAGCAAGTCAGCAAGTCGCAATCGCTATCCTCTTCGTCAACGGTCAAAGATTCGCTGGATGGGACGGTCGCTGTAGAGGAAACCTCCCTGATAGATGCCACCAATGTTGCCACGGAtacagttccagtttcagttcctgCCTCAGCGCCTGCCCCTGTCCCATTGCCGAGCAGCTGCAGTACGGGAGCCATACCCAGACTCAAAACCAACAACAGTGTATCATTCACCTACAGTCAAGCCACGCGGCCGGGCATCTCGACGGGCGCCACGCCCAAGACAATGCCCACCAGCTCACGGCTGCCCACCTCGCAGTCTAATCCAACGAGCTATGATCTACCCCCCGCCCTGCCGCACACCTATTCCGCATCAGCGACGGTCCGCGGACCCCTTGGAATGTCCATGAGTACGTCAACCTACGCAATGCCCGCCAGCAAAGTGGGTCCATCAGCCGCATCCGCCTACGCGGCAATGCCGCCCACCACGACAACGATcagcctgctgccgctgccggcgCCACCGACAATGGCCACGACGATGGCCAGTATTCCTGGCCAGGTGCCGGAGGCtggcgccaccaccaccaccacgcaCACCgcgagtctgagtctgagctTAATGCAGCCAACGGCAATGCGGCCGGCATCGGCGTCGTCGTCGAGCATGGCCATGTCCACGTCGTCATTTAGCACGGAAAACAAATCACACCCGTCATccgcaaacacaacaacatcgacaagggggcgtggcagccaGCTCCTTTCGCCGCCTACAGCATTGACATCTACATCTGCGGCGTCCACATCGAGCAAATGTGAGCCGGAATTGGTGCTCAGTCCGGCGAAGCTGGGCCAGTAGAGTAGAATTGTGAGGCTTAGTACAGATTTTAGTTAGCTATCAGGTCTAtctatctatgtgtgtgtatatgtatgcatgtgtgtgtacgtgtctAGGTTCTATTTGTGTGAATGTGTTAGCGTATCGGCGTGCTAGAGCTGTGTGCATGAGTGTGAGAGATTGAAGGAGAAACAAATGTAATTACTATAAAATGTGCTATCTAAAACTATCTTTTGAatgtgccacaaacaaaacccTCGAATATTCAACTATAAAAGTCGTGCTCTGAAATCGAAAACACTGCAAAAAAGGCCTCGGAGTGGGAGTAAGAGTGCCAAAATCAATCTCAAGTTAAACTCAAACCAGAATTCGATTTCTGAACACGTCTTTATTTGCAATATGGTATCTCTTTTTTTCAACCAGAAACAGCTTTCGGTGTCTAatcctacacacacacatttccccGAGGCTTTCTTCTTTTATAATTCGCCAGCCCatttggtttcagtttctgtgtACACCCGTTGCAGTTATTGTATCCCCACTGTGTGGCAACAagcttttcctttcctttccaaTGTCCGTCGTGTTCCCCATGCTTGACGTGGCCCAAGAGTCGGACAAGTGCTTAGCGCTGCTCTAAACTATCCCCAAAAACTTAGCCAGGGTATTATAAAGTTTGTATACCAAACATATCGTTAACTCAATAcgcgaaacaaaaaagaatacgacctaaaatatataattcgAGGAGACAACTGAGCGAAGATGACACGGAAGTGAACCCAGAGTATAGAGCTATGaagctaaacaaaaactaattagatatatgtatgtatgtatatcccaAATTGGAATGGCGATGCAAGTACAGTGCGGTATGTAACGTAGATAGAGGCGGCTATATGTTCCAACAATGCCAGGCATATGGTTATGTGTGTATTCaataaaaaacccaaaccaaaacccagAAAGTTCAAAAAAGTATTATGCAATGCTGTTGTCGGCATAATAAAGCAAAGAAGGATATAATCAAAATACAGTCGGTGCAACCAgttcaacagcaacaaaaatcaattaaattctgCATACAGTTTTggttccaaaaaaaaaacgttttccatttcaggcaattttcaaattttatattcatatttcgACGTTTTACTTTCTTTAAGGCTATTGAGAAATTCAGTGTGAAATAATTGCTTGCTCTTTCAGCTGCTAAAGGTACGaaataaaaactataaaataagCAGACTACAATAGACAAaatgtggccataaaatataaaaacataaaaaccatAAAGAAAGAATCAATGTTTAACATATTGTGTATGATGGGGAGGCATGTATTGTACAGCAAAccaaaatcagcagcagacttagaaaattataaacaaaatttatgaattagTGTGTATGTATTCTATATGTGCagtaataaaaatgaaattcagAAAAATTGCTTGGCCTTAtggaattaattaatttaaaaaaaataaatgcaaagaaTTCCACGtgctaaatatttaacatacCTTGTTGGGGTGGACAGCTTCAATAGAACTCTGCAGGTGCAACATGAATCTTACATTTATTCTACGCCACAGAAATGTAGACTACATGCTacatgtaaaataaaatagtgCAAACAAACGGCCAATTCatacaactaaaactaaacgcCACCAGCAGATGGCGGCAGTGTGCCCAACGTTTttttaaattcgaaaataaaatatataagaaaAATAACAACCCAAAAGTACCCAAAAGTCAACCAGAGAAAAACTATTCCATAGCTTCAAAATGTATtggtttttaaatttattttacttgaatcggcttcaatttgtttgtccaAAGGGTTTCTTGTGAGTTTATTaatcgtttctttttttgttgttatctaggtatacatatatattagtAGGTATAACgtgaaatataaatttgtatgctAGAGTTGATTGGGTGGCCTCCGTTAGAGATAATCTGTGGAAATGAGCTGCCTTTGCTGAGGTCGTTTAAGCTGTCGTTTTAATTaccttttttatttgtaatggTCAGCGGTTAGAAAAAGATCTACTACAACAATAATATCAtatcaattttttttgtataagtatatatctatattatatgtactatatttgtgtgtgtttgtttgtttgactgAGATTGTGTGTAGGCCATTACCAAACATTTCATTAGAATTCAATTCGTATCAATTTAGTTCGCATTTTTATCAATTCAGTCATGCCGCAGGGCTCTTCTAAAATATCGATCAGCGATCAGTTCCAAAAAAAATCTTCTCTCCTCACTAATTCCAACAAAATGTTGGGCTCTTGCttcttgcttttttgttgaaaatcTAAAAGTGTTACAAGGTTATCCTTTGAATTtgatgaatatatttttgatataaatatttatatactttgtgtattgttttttttgctgtgggCTCTACTAATGCTTGACATTGAAATCTAATTGATTAATTGCTTTCGGAAATTCTAGGGATTAACATAGACACCAAAAACATGATTACTTAGCTggatatttgtttggttttaattCGTTCCGCTTGAATACAAATTCTTCTCCCTTATTTTCCATATTGAAATTTGTATTGCTTCTTTCTTCGTTGAGAATCAATGTTCTTAAAAGGCCAACACGGGCGGCATTTAAATGGGACAATCAGAAGAGGGAGATACATATTTCCCCATATTTCAGTGCTTTCTCTGGCATTTTCTGCCACTCCATTAAAAAAATCCCTGATGCCCACTGTTATCACACCAATTTATATGCTGGCGGGTAGTTGCTTTAATTAATAGTTTATCATAATACAAActctccatcatcatcattgtcctGACCACTATTTGTTATCagttagagagagaaagagagggattGTCGGcgatcacacacacacgatccCA
The sequence above is a segment of the Drosophila subobscura isolate 14011-0131.10 chromosome U, UCBerk_Dsub_1.0, whole genome shotgun sequence genome. Coding sequences within it:
- the LOC117900207 gene encoding uncharacterized protein LOC117900207 isoform X1, encoding MYAAAGGASLASRQARQKQRQEKKNRILQAKLHPPKAPGAVGLGAGDLAGGASTPTRSASRQFHQLPTTYLRAPQAMGRKLSATYTTQSKLLLPIDEGDTQSVLQLRMHSHSHAHPHAHSHGPAAHGHAQAHSHLHHSHLLGAVATTPGPPQTPYQQFASSHGRVSPKLVHRHSGSSAGFHPAAAASAAGQLHKSATATLPLVSHMDMDMAALPSAVVGVKTTVTSLETATPTSPPLASTSAAAAAASAVTEIEVELAGAASMFVPHHDAIIVTPATPMASPGHAAKLRRPGPEEEVPETAAERQPLTAGDAYDEDEPMHPPPGQLERKCSVYRMRRSDAFEEGDVDGGVTGGLKRQLRELQFSTGVQQTQYEPLLTDEPQLLFKGLGNGRKWQICAYCEEGICVCEHLECAQGRAAWLERGRRCSVQDQQQQQATLSRRWVKRNRIQDASLGGSSDDEDFLGVLRGPSTFANAFLYVGLGTVALGLVIAFVGTGEKGFKTVELRLIGPSLIGLGLICCILRILFCICPSHCISSSKKTRKKNGNKIDADHTTSLLRNESKRVSIARGPSVQPKYPIAHKRSQSKMLNEGMEALRQIATTSLFMQNEQKQAINRVVPIINEPDSGDAPLEMTKLQTALSACEMSEEEQEEKARQQRQIAKRTTTTTATTAVTSSTTKEPTIPTKGARGTTLSTVDEKPDSKLVRQRVALQQQRQQPQQQVKQEQVSKSQSLSSSSTVKDSLDGTVAVEETSLIDATNVATDTVPVSVPASAPAPVPLPSSCSTGAIPRLKTNNSVSFTYSQATRPGISTGATPKTMPTSSRLPTSQSNPTSYDLPPALPHTYSASATVRGPLGMSMSTSTYAMPASKVGPSAASAYAAMPPTTTTISLLPLPAPPTMATTMASIPGQVPEAGATTTTTHTASLSLSLMQPTAMRPASASSSSMAMSTSSFSTENKSHPSSANTTTSTRGRGSQLLSPPTALTSTSAASTSSKCEPELVLSPAKLGQ
- the LOC117900207 gene encoding phosphorus acquisition-controlling protein isoform X2; translation: MQAALMLRSKSRVARRRKLRKLGGRLELPSNVATKEIAPFPRYPPESWKNTYVTTPPAPPPPPPPPPECAQGRAAWLERGRRCSVQDQQQQQATLSRRWVKRNRIQDASLGGSSDDEDFLGVLRGPSTFANAFLYVGLGTVALGLVIAFVGTGEKGFKTVELRLIGPSLIGLGLICCILRILFCICPSHCISSSKKTRKKNGNKIDADHTTSLLRNESKRVSIARGPSVQPKYPIAHKRSQSKMLNEGMEALRQIATTSLFMQNEQKQAINRVVPIINEPDSGDAPLEMTKLQTALSACEMSEEEQEEKARQQRQIAKRTTTTTATTAVTSSTTKEPTIPTKGARGTTLSTVDEKPDSKLVRQRVALQQQRQQPQQQVKQEQVSKSQSLSSSSTVKDSLDGTVAVEETSLIDATNVATDTVPVSVPASAPAPVPLPSSCSTGAIPRLKTNNSVSFTYSQATRPGISTGATPKTMPTSSRLPTSQSNPTSYDLPPALPHTYSASATVRGPLGMSMSTSTYAMPASKVGPSAASAYAAMPPTTTTISLLPLPAPPTMATTMASIPGQVPEAGATTTTTHTASLSLSLMQPTAMRPASASSSSMAMSTSSFSTENKSHPSSANTTTSTRGRGSQLLSPPTALTSTSAASTSSKCEPELVLSPAKLGQ
- the LOC117900207 gene encoding phosphorus acquisition-controlling protein isoform X3 codes for the protein MQAALMLRSKSRVARRRKLRKLGGRLELPSNVATKEIAPFPRYPPESWCAQGRAAWLERGRRCSVQDQQQQQATLSRRWVKRNRIQDASLGGSSDDEDFLGVLRGPSTFANAFLYVGLGTVALGLVIAFVGTGEKGFKTVELRLIGPSLIGLGLICCILRILFCICPSHCISSSKKTRKKNGNKIDADHTTSLLRNESKRVSIARGPSVQPKYPIAHKRSQSKMLNEGMEALRQIATTSLFMQNEQKQAINRVVPIINEPDSGDAPLEMTKLQTALSACEMSEEEQEEKARQQRQIAKRTTTTTATTAVTSSTTKEPTIPTKGARGTTLSTVDEKPDSKLVRQRVALQQQRQQPQQQVKQEQVSKSQSLSSSSTVKDSLDGTVAVEETSLIDATNVATDTVPVSVPASAPAPVPLPSSCSTGAIPRLKTNNSVSFTYSQATRPGISTGATPKTMPTSSRLPTSQSNPTSYDLPPALPHTYSASATVRGPLGMSMSTSTYAMPASKVGPSAASAYAAMPPTTTTISLLPLPAPPTMATTMASIPGQVPEAGATTTTTHTASLSLSLMQPTAMRPASASSSSMAMSTSSFSTENKSHPSSANTTTSTRGRGSQLLSPPTALTSTSAASTSSKCEPELVLSPAKLGQ